In one Brassica oleracea var. oleracea cultivar TO1000 chromosome C9, BOL, whole genome shotgun sequence genomic region, the following are encoded:
- the LOC106315841 gene encoding polynucleotide 5'-hydroxyl-kinase NOL9, whose translation MSESEKKPLIIPKDWSDAASSVSCSSLQRPVALVCGPKDSGKSTFSRNLVKVLLQRYKRVAYLDIDVGQPEFTLPGFLSLTVVDRSILDQDWSAPCLMTPERCFFYGDDSSKRDPKAYLQFVYTLFDYYQLNFCKSSENKTALPLVINTPGWVKGIGYHVLVDVLRYVSPSHVVKINIYDYNKNLPAGLFWLDGYHDEIPHLMEIQSAYRVSYKRSAAEKHDRRLMRDARIIAYFKQCIKGKEVDTNKELSYELASLVPYEVPISSLTISHLHCQIPSSELFYSLNASIVGLGISSDVFEDLPLCVGLGIVRGIDTERGILYVITPVAENVVEKVDLLWQGFIQLPTSLLEVKDYRSPYLSPYVLAST comes from the exons ATGTCGGAATCAGAAAAGAAACCACTTATCATACCAAAGGACTGGTCTGATGCAGCGAGTTCCGTTTCCTGCAGTTCGTTGCAACGGCCTGTAGCTTTGGTCTGTGGTCCTAAAGACAGTGGGAAGAGCACGTTCTCCCGTAATCTTGTTAAAGTTCTTCTCCAAAG ATACAAGAGGGTTGCTTATTTGGACATTGATGTTGGCCAGCCTGAGTTCACTCTACCTGGTTTCCTCTCTCTCACAGTTGTCGATAGATCCATTCTAG ACCAGGATTGGTCAGCTCCATGTTTAATGACACCGGAGAG ATGTTTTTTCTATGGTGATGATTCTTCAAAGAGAGATCCAAAGGCTTATCTACAGTTTGTATACACCTTGTTCGATTACTACCAGCTTAACTTCTGCAAGTCGAGCGAGAATAAAACTGCGTTGCCTCTTGTCATCAACACACCAGGCTGGGTTAAAG GTATTGGCTATCATGTATTGGTGGACGTATTGAGATATGTTTCTCCCTCCCACGTTGTGAAAATCAACATCTATGATTACAACAAGAACCTTCCAGCTGGGTTGTTCTGGTTAGACGGTTATCATGATGAGATACCTCATTTGATGGAGATCCAATCTGCTTACCGAGTCAGTTACAAGCGATC CGCAGCAGAAAAGCATGATCGTCGTTTGATGAGGGATGCGCGTATAATCGCCTACTTCAAGCAATGCATTAAAGGAAAAGAAGTAGACACGAACAAAGAGCTAAGCTATGAGCTCGCTTCTCTTGTTCCTTATGAGGTTCCAATATCGAGTTTAACAATCAGTCATCTACATTGTCAG ATCCCAAGTTCAGAACTGTTCTATAGTTTGAATGCTTCCATTGTTGGCTTGGGGATTAGCTCCGACGTGTTTGAAGATTTGCCTTTGTGCGTTGGTCTTG GAATCGTGAGGGGTATAGACACAGAGAGAGGAATCTTGTATGTGATCACTCCAGTTGCAGAAAATGTAGTTGAGAAAGTTGATCTTCTATGGCAAGGCTTCATTCAGTTACCTACTAGTCTTTTGGAGGTGAAAGATTACAGGTCTCCATATCTATCTCCCTATGTCCTAGCTTCTACCTAA
- the LOC106313427 gene encoding probable receptor-like protein kinase At1g80640 isoform X3 codes for MRLVISLGASFSLVAIILVCSLWVFHRRRNLKNSGCECGFSRFLNRSKTLDKRYTKQGVAPLIDYSTIEKGTNGFNESNILGRGGFGCVYLATLDNNVQAAVKKLDCDNDEAAKEFKCEVEILSKIQHPNIISLLGYSTNDTARFIVYELMPNVSLESHLHGSSRGSSITITWPMRMKIALDIARGLEYLHERCRPAIIHRDLKSSNILLDCNFNAKISDFGLAVVNGPKKKNLKLSGTVGYVAPEYLLDGQLTEKSDVYAFGVVLLELLLGKKPVEKIGPGECESIITWAMPYLTDRTKLPNVIDPAIKDTMDLKHLYQVAAVAVLCVQPEPSYRPLITDVLHSLIPLVTMELGGTLKTIRRSASMDHS; via the exons ATGAGACTGGTGATTTCACTTGGAGCTTCTTTTTCCTTAGTTGCAATCATCTTAGTTTGCTCTCTTTGGGTTTTCCATAGAAGAAGAAACCTCAAGAACTCAG GCTGCGAGTGCGGTTTCTCACGGTTCTTGAATCGCTCAAAAACACTGGACAAGAGATATACAAAGCAGGGAGTAGCGCCTTTGATTGATTACAGTACGATAGAAAAGGGAACTAATGGTTTCAACGAGAGTAACATATTGGGTCGAGGCGGATTTGGATGCGTTTATTTAGCTACACTAGACAACAACGTTCAAGCCGCCGTTAAGAAGCTAGACTGTGACAATGACGAAGCAGCAAAAGAGTTTAAG TGTGAGGTTGAGATATTGAGTAAGATCCAGCACCCGAATATAATCTCCTTATTGGGTTATAGCACCAATGATACTGCAAGATTCATCGTCTATGAGCTGATGCCGAATGTATCTCTAGAATCTCACTTGCACG GATCTTCTAGAGGTTCGTCCATCACAATCACATGGCCTATGAGGATGAAGATTGCTCTTGACATAGCGAG GGGACTAGAGTATTTACATGAACGTTGCCGTCCAGCGATCATTCACAGGGACTTGAAATCTTCCAACATATTATTGGATTGTAATTTCAACGCTAAG ATTTCAGATTTTGGTCTTGCTGTTGTGAATGGACCAAAGAAGAAGAACCTTAAACTCTCAGGAACAGTTGGCTACGTTGCACCAGAGTATCTTCTCGACG GCCAGTTGACAGAGAAGAGTGACGTGTATGCTTTTGGAGTAGTGTTATTAGAGCTTTTACTTGGGAAAAAACCTGTTGAGAAGATAGGTCCTGGTGAATGTGAATCCATCATCACTTGG GCAATGCCTTATCTCACTGATAGAACCAAGTTACCAAACGTCATAGATCCTGCTATTAAAGACACTATGGACTTGAAACATCTTTACCAG GTAGCAGCAGTGGCGGTTTTGTGCGTGCAGCCAGAACCTAGTTATAGACCGTTGATTACAGACGTGTTGCATTCTCTTATACCTTTGGTTACCATGGAACTTGGTGGAACTTTGAAAACCATCAGAAGATCTGCTTCCATGGATCACTCTTAG
- the LOC106313427 gene encoding probable receptor-like protein kinase At1g80640 isoform X1: protein MRQIVITAIVLLQASVLLHKSTCDVVFLNTQEESLAPQPSSAPFTPSLSPGYRQGEHKQPSDKMRLVISLGASFSLVAIILVCSLWVFHRRRNLKNSGCECGFSRFLNRSKTLDKRYTKQGVAPLIDYSTIEKGTNGFNESNILGRGGFGCVYLATLDNNVQAAVKKLDCDNDEAAKEFKCEVEILSKIQHPNIISLLGYSTNDTARFIVYELMPNVSLESHLHGSSRGSSITITWPMRMKIALDIARGLEYLHERCRPAIIHRDLKSSNILLDCNFNAKISDFGLAVVNGPKKKNLKLSGTVGYVAPEYLLDGQLTEKSDVYAFGVVLLELLLGKKPVEKIGPGECESIITWAMPYLTDRTKLPNVIDPAIKDTMDLKHLYQVAAVAVLCVQPEPSYRPLITDVLHSLIPLVTMELGGTLKTIRRSASMDHS from the exons ATGAGGCAAATTGTTATTACAGCAATTGTTTTACTACAAGCTTCTGTTCTTCTTCACAAATCCACATGTGATGTTGTGTTCCTCAACACACAAGAAGAATCTCTTGCTCCTCAGCCTTCTTCTGCTCCTTTCACTCCTTCCTTATCTCCTG GATATCGACAGGGAGAGCATAAACAACCTAGTGACAAAATGAGACTGGTGATTTCACTTGGAGCTTCTTTTTCCTTAGTTGCAATCATCTTAGTTTGCTCTCTTTGGGTTTTCCATAGAAGAAGAAACCTCAAGAACTCAG GCTGCGAGTGCGGTTTCTCACGGTTCTTGAATCGCTCAAAAACACTGGACAAGAGATATACAAAGCAGGGAGTAGCGCCTTTGATTGATTACAGTACGATAGAAAAGGGAACTAATGGTTTCAACGAGAGTAACATATTGGGTCGAGGCGGATTTGGATGCGTTTATTTAGCTACACTAGACAACAACGTTCAAGCCGCCGTTAAGAAGCTAGACTGTGACAATGACGAAGCAGCAAAAGAGTTTAAG TGTGAGGTTGAGATATTGAGTAAGATCCAGCACCCGAATATAATCTCCTTATTGGGTTATAGCACCAATGATACTGCAAGATTCATCGTCTATGAGCTGATGCCGAATGTATCTCTAGAATCTCACTTGCACG GATCTTCTAGAGGTTCGTCCATCACAATCACATGGCCTATGAGGATGAAGATTGCTCTTGACATAGCGAG GGGACTAGAGTATTTACATGAACGTTGCCGTCCAGCGATCATTCACAGGGACTTGAAATCTTCCAACATATTATTGGATTGTAATTTCAACGCTAAG ATTTCAGATTTTGGTCTTGCTGTTGTGAATGGACCAAAGAAGAAGAACCTTAAACTCTCAGGAACAGTTGGCTACGTTGCACCAGAGTATCTTCTCGACG GCCAGTTGACAGAGAAGAGTGACGTGTATGCTTTTGGAGTAGTGTTATTAGAGCTTTTACTTGGGAAAAAACCTGTTGAGAAGATAGGTCCTGGTGAATGTGAATCCATCATCACTTGG GCAATGCCTTATCTCACTGATAGAACCAAGTTACCAAACGTCATAGATCCTGCTATTAAAGACACTATGGACTTGAAACATCTTTACCAG GTAGCAGCAGTGGCGGTTTTGTGCGTGCAGCCAGAACCTAGTTATAGACCGTTGATTACAGACGTGTTGCATTCTCTTATACCTTTGGTTACCATGGAACTTGGTGGAACTTTGAAAACCATCAGAAGATCTGCTTCCATGGATCACTCTTAG
- the LOC106313427 gene encoding probable receptor-like protein kinase At1g80640 isoform X2 has protein sequence MKGYRQGEHKQPSDKMRLVISLGASFSLVAIILVCSLWVFHRRRNLKNSGCECGFSRFLNRSKTLDKRYTKQGVAPLIDYSTIEKGTNGFNESNILGRGGFGCVYLATLDNNVQAAVKKLDCDNDEAAKEFKCEVEILSKIQHPNIISLLGYSTNDTARFIVYELMPNVSLESHLHGSSRGSSITITWPMRMKIALDIARGLEYLHERCRPAIIHRDLKSSNILLDCNFNAKISDFGLAVVNGPKKKNLKLSGTVGYVAPEYLLDGQLTEKSDVYAFGVVLLELLLGKKPVEKIGPGECESIITWAMPYLTDRTKLPNVIDPAIKDTMDLKHLYQVAAVAVLCVQPEPSYRPLITDVLHSLIPLVTMELGGTLKTIRRSASMDHS, from the exons ATGAAAG GATATCGACAGGGAGAGCATAAACAACCTAGTGACAAAATGAGACTGGTGATTTCACTTGGAGCTTCTTTTTCCTTAGTTGCAATCATCTTAGTTTGCTCTCTTTGGGTTTTCCATAGAAGAAGAAACCTCAAGAACTCAG GCTGCGAGTGCGGTTTCTCACGGTTCTTGAATCGCTCAAAAACACTGGACAAGAGATATACAAAGCAGGGAGTAGCGCCTTTGATTGATTACAGTACGATAGAAAAGGGAACTAATGGTTTCAACGAGAGTAACATATTGGGTCGAGGCGGATTTGGATGCGTTTATTTAGCTACACTAGACAACAACGTTCAAGCCGCCGTTAAGAAGCTAGACTGTGACAATGACGAAGCAGCAAAAGAGTTTAAG TGTGAGGTTGAGATATTGAGTAAGATCCAGCACCCGAATATAATCTCCTTATTGGGTTATAGCACCAATGATACTGCAAGATTCATCGTCTATGAGCTGATGCCGAATGTATCTCTAGAATCTCACTTGCACG GATCTTCTAGAGGTTCGTCCATCACAATCACATGGCCTATGAGGATGAAGATTGCTCTTGACATAGCGAG GGGACTAGAGTATTTACATGAACGTTGCCGTCCAGCGATCATTCACAGGGACTTGAAATCTTCCAACATATTATTGGATTGTAATTTCAACGCTAAG ATTTCAGATTTTGGTCTTGCTGTTGTGAATGGACCAAAGAAGAAGAACCTTAAACTCTCAGGAACAGTTGGCTACGTTGCACCAGAGTATCTTCTCGACG GCCAGTTGACAGAGAAGAGTGACGTGTATGCTTTTGGAGTAGTGTTATTAGAGCTTTTACTTGGGAAAAAACCTGTTGAGAAGATAGGTCCTGGTGAATGTGAATCCATCATCACTTGG GCAATGCCTTATCTCACTGATAGAACCAAGTTACCAAACGTCATAGATCCTGCTATTAAAGACACTATGGACTTGAAACATCTTTACCAG GTAGCAGCAGTGGCGGTTTTGTGCGTGCAGCCAGAACCTAGTTATAGACCGTTGATTACAGACGTGTTGCATTCTCTTATACCTTTGGTTACCATGGAACTTGGTGGAACTTTGAAAACCATCAGAAGATCTGCTTCCATGGATCACTCTTAG